In Gammaproteobacteria bacterium, one DNA window encodes the following:
- a CDS encoding hypothetical protein (Evidence 5 : Unknown function): MLPLIVAAAVTGGLVGRKIYPLVYPILTKFEENQKSKSISSAPTLQLLREAITEEQPIILATEEVPLDNRFGNNVLVSEHEFVRTASISFSMARDHQSTSGITGGLWAVVEGLAQDEIKKTLNIELNSQVTRRVKVVFSTAPGHLVRYRVIWKQEARRGMFAVDVGGKVYSVPYLVVFGLSHAIESIAGESLMDKTGANI; encoded by the coding sequence ATGCTTCCACTTATCGTAGCTGCTGCCGTTACCGGTGGTTTAGTAGGGCGAAAAATCTACCCGCTGGTCTACCCCATCCTTACTAAATTCGAAGAAAACCAAAAATCTAAGTCGATTTCCTCCGCACCTACGCTTCAACTACTTCGCGAGGCCATCACCGAGGAACAGCCAATTATTTTGGCAACTGAAGAGGTCCCCCTCGACAATCGTTTCGGTAACAATGTGTTGGTTAGCGAACATGAATTTGTGCGCACCGCATCGATTAGCTTCAGCATGGCACGCGACCATCAAAGCACCTCGGGAATTACCGGTGGTTTGTGGGCAGTGGTGGAAGGTCTGGCACAGGACGAAATTAAGAAAACGCTTAATATCGAACTTAATTCACAGGTCACGCGCCGGGTCAAGGTTGTTTTCTCCACCGCGCCCGGTCATTTGGTGCGCTATCGAGTCATCTGGAAACAGGAGGCACGACGTGGAATGTTTGCGGTTGATGTGGGAGGAAAAGTCTATAGTGTTCCCTATTTGGTCGTCTTCGGCCTCTCTCATGCAATCGAGAGTATCGCCGGCGAATCCTTAATGGATAAAACCGGGGCCAACATATGA
- a CDS encoding CobQ/CobB/MinD/ParA nucleotide binding domain-containing protein, whose product MSRLILVHGDKGGVGKSTLSRAVLDYLYRRIRIPVVYDADHRNSQVHRFYKDIFPVNQLDLNIPGAFDKILDKLAEGKKTADKYSVFVDLPAQAGGDIEDALSEMRFVDAMDSINARATVLFVMGRSIDSVNALQIAINAFGTSADYVVVKNGFFGDADHYTIYDSSPLRQTLIKAGAKELVIPSLWGDSYDAVDRLNLPFFKVAESELPLSTKARVSSWLDKFDAQFEKIDSWL is encoded by the coding sequence ATGTCTCGTCTCATCCTCGTTCACGGTGACAAAGGCGGCGTTGGTAAAAGTACGCTGAGTCGTGCCGTGCTGGATTATCTCTACCGCCGTATCCGTATTCCCGTTGTCTATGATGCCGACCACCGCAACAGCCAGGTGCATCGCTTCTACAAGGATATTTTCCCAGTCAATCAGCTTGACCTTAATATCCCTGGTGCATTCGATAAGATCCTCGACAAGCTTGCCGAAGGAAAAAAGACTGCAGATAAGTACAGCGTGTTTGTGGACCTCCCTGCCCAGGCCGGTGGTGATATTGAGGATGCTCTTTCAGAAATGCGCTTCGTTGACGCCATGGATAGTATCAACGCACGTGCTACCGTCTTATTTGTGATGGGACGTAGCATCGACTCAGTCAATGCGCTGCAAATCGCCATCAACGCATTTGGGACAAGTGCTGATTACGTAGTGGTCAAGAATGGATTCTTCGGTGATGCCGACCACTACACCATCTATGATTCTTCTCCGCTGCGCCAGACTCTGATCAAGGCCGGCGCTAAGGAATTAGTAATTCCATCCCTGTGGGGAGATTCCTACGATGCTGTAGATCGTTTGAATCTGCCGTTCTTCAAGGTTGCAGAGTCCGAGCTACCGCTCTCGACCAAGGCCCGCGTAAGTTCGTGGCTGGATAAATTCGACGCACAGTTCGAAAAGATTGATTCCTGGTTGTAA
- a CDS encoding hypothetical protein (Evidence 5 : Unknown function), with the protein MTAELVHSLEEQLQARIMIMEDLLRQVVEANVSATTRMHELDTKLHNIEAILPTLAGFIDKVKAPAADSPGARKDIIDIKNRLDEFQQELLYMPKRIEALLEKSTITQVPDATIMDKVDRIESQQSTILSTLEKRIDPRLMIYLKPLIEMLEEEGRQAEKMKNIALQQLQYLLSGKTPGTNEEISRVLQQVQQEITRCTESFARTQQALQIVVIPFQNVGRIFRDNLEIVVQAHDLMAQLYDDLPRFLNEMKKKMHVV; encoded by the coding sequence ATGACCGCCGAACTCGTCCATTCCTTGGAGGAACAACTGCAAGCGCGCATCATGATTATGGAAGATCTCTTGCGTCAAGTAGTCGAGGCGAATGTTTCGGCAACTACTCGGATGCACGAACTGGATACAAAACTGCACAATATCGAAGCTATCCTGCCAACACTCGCCGGTTTTATCGATAAAGTAAAGGCTCCCGCTGCGGATTCTCCAGGCGCTCGCAAAGACATCATTGATATCAAGAACCGCCTAGACGAATTCCAGCAAGAATTGCTTTACATGCCTAAGCGCATTGAGGCGCTTCTCGAAAAATCAACGATTACCCAGGTCCCAGACGCCACGATAATGGACAAGGTGGACCGGATCGAGTCACAGCAGAGTACTATTCTTAGTACCCTGGAAAAACGGATCGATCCCCGTCTCATGATCTATCTGAAACCGTTGATCGAGATGCTGGAAGAGGAGGGACGTCAGGCCGAGAAGATGAAGAATATAGCCCTGCAACAGTTGCAATACCTCCTCTCAGGAAAGACCCCTGGGACGAATGAGGAGATCTCGCGCGTGCTCCAACAGGTACAACAGGAGATCACCCGCTGCACCGAATCATTCGCCCGAACCCAACAGGCCTTGCAAATTGTCGTGATTCCCTTCCAAAACGTTGGTCGGATCTTCCGTGATAATCTTGAGATTGTGGTACAGGCCCACGACCTGATGGCCCAGCTCTACGATGATCTACCCCGCTTCCTTAATGAGATGAAAAAGAAGATGCACGTTGTGTAG
- the mamT gene encoding Magnetosome protein MamT (Evidence 2a : Function from experimental evidences in other organisms): protein MNRSDLVRNGGQVVGVVAVIGLITWGLWQEQVEVNPTRQIQGEVLGTMPKPTQPLFTQPLVEIVSTPTPLQQTLIRRIPTILPDAKMPHTFWGPCVKCHLIQGGALPGNQPATPVAKVLEQVSAFHKVGPPILPNSTRPHPVSGRCIKCHDILVYIQPK from the coding sequence ATGAACCGATCTGATCTGGTGCGAAATGGTGGGCAAGTGGTTGGGGTCGTTGCGGTGATTGGCCTGATCACCTGGGGGCTGTGGCAGGAACAGGTGGAAGTTAATCCAACCCGCCAGATCCAGGGAGAAGTATTGGGCACCATGCCCAAGCCAACCCAACCATTGTTCACCCAACCACTGGTGGAGATCGTCAGTACCCCCACCCCGTTACAACAAACGCTGATCAGACGCATCCCAACTATCCTCCCGGATGCGAAAATGCCGCATACTTTCTGGGGGCCGTGCGTCAAGTGTCACCTTATCCAGGGCGGTGCCCTTCCGGGGAACCAACCCGCAACACCGGTGGCAAAAGTTTTGGAACAGGTCTCGGCCTTCCATAAAGTGGGGCCGCCTATTCTCCCTAACTCTACTCGACCCCATCCCGTTTCGGGACGCTGTATCAAATGTCACGACATCCTTGTCTACATACAACCCAAATAA